In Salvelinus sp. IW2-2015 unplaced genomic scaffold, ASM291031v2 Un_scaffold1381, whole genome shotgun sequence, a single genomic region encodes these proteins:
- the LOC139024342 gene encoding uncharacterized protein gives MSQSTKQPPCLSSLKTQDPCLSHHNHPPLFQPTKHHVPPPQTSQPVLSPPKQATLSQSSKHLHPGLRPPNSTLSQPQTACPSPPKPQQQPHPSSSECTTPSSSTSSSSVPPPVADHLPSRSVPTPVAATLQQCTTPVAAPLPSSSVPPPSSSTPPAVYTSSSTHPAAVSPPEQTSPPGVYHPPVAAPPAVYHPPVAAPLPPGVYHPSSSTPPAVYHPQYQHPGPSRRVTTPVAATLQQCTPPSSSTPPSQECTPPSSSTPPAVYHPPVAAPLPPAVYTPSSSIPLQSVPPGPSEQHGRGGCVWGR, from the exons ATGTCCCAGTCCACCAAACAGCCACCCTGTCTCAGCTCACTCAAAACACAGGACCCCTGTCTCAGCCATCATAACCACCCACCTCTGTTCCAGCCCACCAAACACCATGTCCCGCCACCACAAACATCCCAACCTGTGCTCAGcccaccaaaacaagccaccCTGTCTCAGTCCAGCAAACACCTGCACCCTGGTCTCCGCCCACCAAACAGCACCCTGTCTCAGCCACAAACAGCGTGTCCCAGTCCACCAAAACCACAGCAGCAGCCCCACCCCTCCAGCAGT GAGTGTACCACCCCCAGTAGCAGCACCTCCTCCAGCAGTGTACCACCCCCAGTAGCAGACCACCTCCCCTCCAGGAGTGTACCCACCCCAGTAGCAGCCACCCTCCAGCAGTGTACCACCCCAGTAGCAGCACCCCTCCCCTCCAGCAGTGTACCACCCCCCAGTAGCAGCACCCCTCCAGCAGTGTACACCTCCAGTAGCACGCACCCCGCAGCAGTGTCACCCCCAGAGCAGACCTCCCCTCCAGGAGTGTACCACCCCCCAGTAGCAGCCCCTCCAGCAGTGTACCACCCCCCAGTAGCAGCACCCCTCCCTCCAGGAGTGTACCACCCCAGTAGCAGCACCCCTCCAGCAGTGTACCACCCCCAGTACCAGCACCCTGGCCCCTCCAGGCGTGTAACCACCCCAGTAGCAGCAACCCTCCAGCAGTGTACACCCCCCAGTAGCAGCACCCCTCCCTCACAGGAGTGTACACCGCCCAGTAGCAGCACCCCTCCAGCAGTGTACCACCCCCCAGTAGCAGCACCCCTCCCTCCAGCAGTGTACACCCCCAGTAGCAGCATCCCCCTCCAGAGTGTACCACCGGGGCCCAGTGAGCAGCACGGTCGGGGGGGGTGCGTATGGGGCCGATAA
- the LOC139024340 gene encoding serine/threonine-protein kinase DCLK3-like, which yields MIVDFRKQQREHAPIHIDTTRTTLPHPDPHLPATRTTLPPSFPVFHTRHAEQSAERPRLVTVVRPCGHSALRKVTVLLNRRGVVSYEQLLLDVSEALGFPRWHRARVTRLYTPHAREVRGVCDFFRGDAAFLALGKSRPELRSVKEALEELFPQHSRYCDDALRAWEKRLRPPPDEAAKADSGYSEGTDTHSHPDTDTPTNSDTLTQGRNLDRHTHRKADTHRLKHPNTLTHPNTHPNTLTHXNTHPNTLTHLNTHPNRHSTHNNPTRQSIHPTNTHLDTDAHTHTHPNTHSKRNSTHPSHPPNHLQRVRVKSGTRERLSSPIGPLTQEEEIDTPPPPCSRNCKLSDRPNQRXGRAPLPPVTRKKTGNRTNDQEVEKPHVGPARCHTGSICRIEEESLSQSEHCSSDSKQEEAGTKQEIIFDLPSDNSDVTLSDIERCYDIGRTVGEGNFAVVXECRRRDNGEXFAVKIVERSKLIGREHMMQKELSILGSLSHPRVVPLXTHHHTHTHSYLVMEMVTGGDLFEAIAERGKFPEEEAGQMVCDVSEALRYIHSKTIVHRDLKPENLLVEYISDALLQVNPTERLTAVQTLKHPWIQTTTDQYNPLQTNTDQYKPVQTTTDNYRPAQTSRAQNRPVPTSTESNPYRPVPTSPESIPYRPVPTSPESIPYRPVPTSINQ from the exons atgatcgtggacttcaggaaacagcagagggagcacgcccctatccacatcgaca CCACTAGGACTACTCTCCCCCACCCTGACCCCCACCTTCCAGCCACTAGGActactctccctccatctttcccaGTCTTCCACACTCGTCATGCTGAGCAAAGTGCAGAGCGACCACGATTGGTTACTGTGGTCCGACCGTGCGGTCACAGCGCCCTCAGAAAG GTGACGGTGCTGTTAAACCGTAGGGGCGTGGTCTCGTACGAACAGCTTCTATTGGACGTCTCCGAGGCGCTGGGCTTCCCTCGCTGGCACAGGGCCAGAGTCACACGCCTTTACACGCCACATGCACGAGAG GTGCGGGGTGTGTGTGATTTCTTCCGTGGCGATGCGGCGTTCCTGGCGTTGGGAAAGTCTCGTCCTGAGCTCCGGAGCGTCAAGGAGGCCTTGGAGGAGCTGTTCCCGCAACATTCCCGTTACTGCGACGATGCGCTCCGGGCCTGGGAGAAGAGGTTACGCCCTCCACCCGATGAAGCTGCCAAGGCCGACAGCGGATACAGCGAAGGGACGGACACACACTCGCACCCCGACACGGACACACCGACAAACAGCGATACACTTACACAAGGACGCAacctggacagacacacacatcgcaaagcagacacacacaggcttaAACAcccaaacacactgacacaccccaatacacacccaaacacactgacacaccNCaatacacacccaaacacactgacacacctcAATACACACCCAAACAGGCactccacacacaacaacccaaccAGACAGTCCATACACCCTACTAACACACACCTGGacacggatgcacacacacatacacaccctaaCACACATTCTAAACGAAACTCCACACACCCCTCTCACCCCCCCAATCATCTTCAGAGGGTCAGAGTGAAAAGCGGAACCAGAGAGAGACTATCGTCACCGATAGGTCCACTTACCCAGGAAGAGGAGATAGACACACCCCCTCCCCCATGCAGCAGGAACTGTAAGCTCTCTGATCGACCCAATCAGAGAYCAGGGAGGGCTCCACTTCCTCCCGTAACCAGGAAGAAAACAGGAAACAGAACAAATGACCAGGAAGTAGAGAAACCTCACGTCGGTCCTGCCCGATGCCACACTGGATCAATCTGTAGGATTGAGGAGGAGTCcctcagccaatcagaacattGCTCCTCAGATTCTAAACAGGAAGAGGCGGGGACTAAACAGGAAATTATCTTTGACCTCCCATCTGACAATAGTGATGTCACTCTGTCGGATATTGAGCGTTGCTATGACATCGGCCGCACGGTCGGAGAAGGAAACTTTGCTGTTGTGCYCGAGTGTCGTCGGCGCGACAACGGGGAAGSCTTCGCCGTAAAGATTGTGGAGCGCTCAAAGCTGATTGGCCGAGAGCACATGATGCAGAARGAGCTGAGCATTCTGGGTAGTCTGTCACATCCCCGCGTGGTGCCCCTCWtcacacaccaccacacacacacacattcctatcTTGTCATGGAGATGGTTACCGGGGGCGACCTGTTCGAGGCGATTGCAGAGCGTGGGAAGTTTCCGGAAGAGGAGGCGGGGCAGATGGTGTGTGATGTCAGTGAAGCTCTGAGATACATTCACAGCAAGACCATAGTTCACAGAGACCTGAAACCTGAAAACCTACTg gTGGAGTACATTAGTgatg CCTTGCTACAGGTGAATCCAACAGAGAGACTGACAGCAGTGCAGACGCTGAAGCATCCCTGGATTCAGACCACTACAGACCAGTACAACCCACTACAAACCAATACAGACCAGTACAAACCAGTACAGACCACTACAGACAACTACCGACCAGCACAGACCAGCAGAGCTCAGAACAGACCAGTACCGACCAGCACAGAGTCCAACCCCTACAGACCAGTACCGACCAGCCCAGAGTCCATCCCCTACAGACCAGTACCGACCAGCCCAGAGTCCATCCCCTACAGACCAGTACCGACCAGCATAAACCAGTAA